One segment of Alphaproteobacteria bacterium DNA contains the following:
- a CDS encoding potassium/proton antiporter — MGIPSLVQSTYGLDKWVLIISLLLFLAIIASDLSKRLKIPAPLLFLVTGMLAGSDGIGGIYFDNTLMAQHIGIIALCFSLFSGGLDTQWRLVKPIFWPGFALSTLGVLVSTGLVALFAFYLLEFTVLEGFLLGAIVSATDAAAIFSLFRSRHFLVKRDLRMLVEFESGSNDPMAILLVFIILQIMQNPKFTVFSLTTMFITEVLGGLIVGILVGKCAVFLFRRMKLEYRELYPVFTISLVLFAYGAATILGGSGFLATYLLGIVIYQQEFHHKYNIKKFHAAITWLCEISMFLVLGLLVFPTQMNEIFNLDLALPFFLIFFARPASVFVALAFSKYSVKEKFLISWLGLRGAVPIVLATFPMVMGIPKANTIFNLVFFIVLISFLIQGGLAPNFIKRLKIGN; from the coding sequence TTGGGGATTCCCTCTTTAGTGCAGTCAACTTACGGTCTTGATAAATGGGTCCTGATTATTTCCCTTCTTCTATTTCTTGCTATTATTGCAAGCGATCTATCTAAACGACTCAAAATTCCAGCCCCTCTTCTTTTTCTTGTAACAGGTATGTTAGCTGGGTCTGATGGAATTGGGGGCATTTACTTTGATAATACCCTTATGGCTCAGCATATCGGTATTATTGCTTTGTGTTTTTCTTTGTTCTCTGGCGGCCTTGATACGCAATGGCGGCTTGTAAAACCCATTTTTTGGCCAGGGTTTGCATTATCTACGTTAGGTGTTCTCGTTTCAACGGGATTGGTTGCACTTTTTGCATTCTACCTTCTTGAATTCACTGTATTGGAAGGATTTTTATTGGGTGCAATTGTCTCGGCAACGGATGCAGCTGCAATATTCTCACTTTTCCGGTCTCGACATTTTTTGGTTAAAAGAGATTTACGTATGCTGGTAGAGTTTGAGTCTGGAAGTAATGATCCGATGGCCATACTTCTTGTATTTATTATTCTTCAAATCATGCAAAATCCCAAATTTACGGTTTTCAGCTTAACTACAATGTTCATTACTGAAGTTTTAGGGGGTTTAATAGTTGGGATTTTGGTTGGAAAATGCGCCGTTTTTCTTTTCCGGCGCATGAAGCTTGAGTATCGCGAACTCTATCCTGTATTTACAATTTCCCTTGTCCTCTTCGCTTACGGTGCTGCAACCATACTGGGAGGTAGTGGATTTCTAGCCACCTATCTCTTAGGTATTGTCATCTACCAGCAAGAGTTTCATCATAAATATAACATAAAAAAATTCCATGCAGCAATAACCTGGCTTTGTGAAATTAGCATGTTTCTGGTTTTAGGTCTCTTGGTGTTCCCTACGCAGATGAATGAAATTTTTAATCTCGATTTGGCTTTACCTTTCTTCCTCATATTTTTTGCAAGACCGGCCAGTGTTTTTGTGGCTCTGGCGTTTTCCAAATATTCTGTCAAAGAAAAATTTCTTATCTCTTGGCTTGGATTACGTGGTGCTGTGCCAATTGTCCTGGCAACATTTCCAATGGTAATGGGCATCCCAAAAGCAAATACAATTTTCAATCTCGTCTTCTTTATCGTTCTGATTTCCTTCTTAATCCAAGGAGGGCTAGCTCCTAACTTTATCAAGCGTTTAAAAATTGGTAATTAG
- a CDS encoding 5-formyltetrahydrofolate cyclo-ligase, giving the protein MNTSMISILKSQLRTDLLQRRDQYKKTHDLKDTGKAILQSLLSAQIMACDAIVGGYWPVKSEVDVRSLLAYFYEQNHICALPVVQASKMPLLFRQWGPGNLLVSGIYNILTPDDDAPLIIPTVLFVPVVGFDSQGNRLGHGEGYYDRTLEKLRENHPIMAVGMAFDCQEVDSIPRERHDQPLNYIITPTQVIEIKR; this is encoded by the coding sequence ATGAATACCTCCATGATATCTATTCTAAAATCGCAATTACGTACAGATTTACTCCAACGACGTGATCAGTATAAAAAAACCCATGATTTAAAAGACACGGGCAAGGCGATTTTGCAAAGCCTCCTATCTGCACAGATTATGGCTTGCGATGCCATTGTTGGCGGCTATTGGCCCGTTAAGTCAGAAGTGGATGTGCGTTCTTTGCTGGCTTACTTTTATGAACAAAATCATATTTGTGCGCTTCCGGTTGTACAGGCATCTAAAATGCCCCTTCTATTTCGTCAGTGGGGACCGGGAAATTTACTTGTATCGGGCATCTATAACATCTTAACACCTGATGATGATGCTCCTCTGATAATCCCAACAGTATTGTTTGTACCTGTCGTTGGATTTGACTCTCAAGGGAATCGCCTGGGTCATGGAGAGGGATATTATGATAGAACCTTGGAAAAATTACGCGAAAATCATCCTATAATGGCTGTAGGTATGGCTTTTGATTGCCAGGAAGTTGACTCTATCCCTCGTGAACGTCATGATCAACCTTTGAATTATATTATTACACCGACGCAAGTTATTGAGATTAAAAGATGA
- a CDS encoding TIGR00282 family metallophosphoesterase, translating into MKILFCGDIVGRSGRDIVQEHIPRICEELGIDFVIVNAENAAHGFGVTKGICQDLYKIGVDVITTGNHIWDQKEIISYIDQDKRLLRPLNFPTLTPGRGYTIVPNKKGKDVLVMNAQARLFMDTLDDPFPAVEAVLKKYPLGSGSIGAIVLDFHGEATSEKMAMGHFCDGRVSLVVGTHTHIPTADAQILPGGTAYLTDAGMCGDYNSVVGMDKTVPLLKFTKKMPTERMQPAQGPGTLCGVFVETDDGTGLAISISPVRVGPRLSPAWPGMQV; encoded by the coding sequence ATGAAAATATTATTTTGTGGCGACATTGTGGGGCGCTCTGGTCGTGATATTGTCCAAGAACATATTCCCCGAATTTGTGAGGAACTCGGTATTGATTTTGTTATCGTAAATGCCGAAAACGCGGCGCATGGTTTTGGCGTTACAAAAGGAATTTGTCAAGATTTATACAAAATTGGCGTAGATGTGATCACTACGGGAAATCACATTTGGGATCAAAAAGAAATTATTAGTTATATCGACCAAGATAAGCGATTACTGCGCCCTCTTAACTTTCCAACACTAACACCGGGTCGAGGCTATACGATTGTTCCAAATAAAAAGGGAAAAGACGTTTTGGTTATGAATGCTCAAGCCCGTTTATTTATGGATACATTAGATGATCCGTTTCCTGCGGTGGAAGCTGTTCTCAAAAAATATCCTCTTGGTAGCGGATCTATTGGAGCTATCGTATTAGACTTTCACGGTGAAGCCACTTCCGAAAAAATGGCAATGGGCCACTTTTGTGATGGAAGAGTTAGTTTGGTTGTTGGGACACATACCCATATTCCGACTGCTGATGCACAAATTTTACCAGGTGGAACAGCTTATTTGACGGATGCAGGTATGTGTGGTGATTACAATTCTGTTGTTGGTATGGATAAAACTGTGCCTCTTTTAAAATTTACAAAGAAAATGCCCACGGAGAGAATGCAACCGGCGCAAGGTCCGGGAACATTATGCGGTGTTTTTGTGGAAACAGACGACGGGACAGGATTGGCAATTTCTATTTCTCCCGTTCGTGTGGGTCCCCGCCTCAGTCCTGCTTGGCCAGGGATGCAGGTATAA
- a CDS encoding RNA methyltransferase: MIDKSFPTIILVRTQLPENAGSTARAMANFGLNSLRLVAPLFDPMDPKARSLAAGADHILENATIFTCLDDAIADLNYVYATCATQRHMVKRYASPKEMMSEISVSQKVGIVFGPERTGLTNDELPKFRAVIHVPVDPNFSSLNLAQSVAIVAYEWYQTLTEFKGKLHLGESIPASYEQLKNFLSALENSLNMSHFWRIPHKKPIMWQNLQNIFTRMDLTEQEVKTLHGMIKSLSGSDR; this comes from the coding sequence ATGATTGATAAGTCTTTTCCCACTATCATTCTTGTTCGCACTCAGCTACCGGAAAATGCAGGATCCACGGCTCGAGCTATGGCCAATTTTGGATTGAATTCTCTTCGATTGGTAGCACCTCTTTTTGACCCCATGGACCCCAAAGCACGTTCTCTGGCTGCAGGGGCAGATCATATCTTAGAAAATGCGACAATTTTTACATGTCTCGATGATGCCATCGCGGATTTAAATTATGTTTATGCCACCTGTGCAACCCAACGGCATATGGTAAAACGCTACGCTTCTCCAAAGGAAATGATGTCAGAAATTTCAGTTTCTCAAAAAGTTGGTATCGTTTTTGGGCCTGAGCGTACAGGTCTTACTAACGACGAGTTACCAAAATTTCGTGCAGTTATCCACGTACCTGTTGATCCAAATTTTAGTTCTCTTAATTTAGCTCAGAGCGTTGCAATTGTTGCTTATGAATGGTATCAAACGCTGACAGAATTTAAGGGGAAATTACATTTAGGGGAATCTATTCCCGCGTCCTATGAGCAACTCAAAAATTTCTTATCTGCTTTAGAAAACTCCCTGAATATGAGTCATTTTTGGCGTATTCCTCATAAAAAGCCCATCATGTGGCAAAATCTGCAAAATATATTTACGCGTATGGACTTAACCGAACAAGAAGTCAAAACCCTGCACGGAATGATCAAGTCTCTTTCTGGATCAGATCGGTAG
- a CDS encoding cysteine--tRNA ligase, whose protein sequence is MTMLLYNTLTKTKEVFTPLNPHRVGMYVCGPTVYDFAHIGNARPMVVFDVLSRLLRQIYPNVCYVRNITDVDDKINAAAIERGESIADITQRTTAAFHQDMASLNILPPDVEPRATHHIPEMIDIIRTLVNKGHAYEAEGHVLFSVASFPDYGKLSRRNQDEMLAGARVEVAPYKRDSGDFVLWKPSDEKTPGWESPWGFGRPGWHIECSAMSAKYLGKVFDIHGGGQDLVFPHHENELAQSRCAHDTPVFAQYWMHNGYLTIHGDKMSKSLGNFFTVRDLLAHHPGEVIRFALLSTHYRQPMDWKETGLEQAKQSLDRLYTALSACEEIDEDATPDASVMEALQDDLNIPLAISRFHDLATSINKTSDRRERSRLGGILKVSAGLIGILQLVPEKWFQRDTSGLKSEEIEAHIQARREARTRKDFDESDRIRNLLLEQGIVLEDGPTGTTWRRT, encoded by the coding sequence ATGACGATGCTTCTTTATAACACGCTCACCAAGACCAAGGAGGTCTTCACGCCCTTAAATCCCCATCGAGTGGGTATGTACGTTTGTGGGCCCACGGTGTATGATTTTGCTCACATTGGTAATGCTCGGCCCATGGTTGTGTTTGATGTATTATCGCGCCTCTTGCGCCAAATTTATCCTAACGTTTGCTATGTTCGAAACATTACGGATGTGGACGATAAGATTAATGCTGCCGCAATTGAACGAGGCGAATCGATTGCAGATATTACTCAAAGAACTACCGCTGCGTTCCACCAAGATATGGCCTCCCTCAATATTCTTCCTCCCGATGTGGAACCAAGGGCAACTCATCACATTCCAGAAATGATTGACATTATTCGAACACTCGTTAATAAGGGGCATGCCTATGAAGCCGAAGGGCATGTTCTTTTTAGTGTGGCAAGCTTCCCAGATTATGGAAAACTGTCTCGCCGCAATCAGGATGAGATGCTTGCCGGAGCCCGCGTCGAAGTTGCTCCCTATAAAAGAGATTCTGGTGATTTTGTCTTGTGGAAACCTTCAGATGAAAAAACACCCGGCTGGGAAAGTCCTTGGGGTTTTGGAAGACCCGGATGGCATATTGAATGCTCAGCCATGAGTGCTAAGTACCTCGGAAAAGTTTTTGATATTCATGGGGGCGGGCAAGATTTAGTCTTTCCCCATCATGAAAATGAATTAGCACAAAGCCGATGCGCCCATGACACCCCCGTTTTTGCACAATATTGGATGCATAATGGTTATTTGACCATTCATGGGGATAAAATGTCGAAATCGCTGGGAAATTTTTTTACGGTACGAGATTTATTAGCTCATCATCCGGGAGAAGTCATTCGCTTTGCTTTGTTGTCTACCCACTACCGCCAACCCATGGATTGGAAAGAGACAGGATTAGAACAAGCCAAACAGAGTTTGGACCGATTATATACGGCCCTGAGCGCATGTGAAGAGATTGATGAAGATGCAACCCCCGATGCAAGTGTCATGGAAGCTTTACAAGATGACTTGAATATACCTTTAGCCATTTCCCGATTTCATGATCTCGCAACTTCTATCAATAAAACATCTGATCGTAGGGAAAGATCTCGCTTAGGGGGAATCCTTAAAGTCAGCGCAGGCTTAATAGGTATTCTTCAACTAGTCCCGGAAAAATGGTTTCAAAGAGACACTTCTGGTTTGAAATCGGAAGAAATTGAAGCGCACATTCAAGCCCGTCGTGAAGCCCGAACACGAAAAGACTTTGATGAATCCGACCGTATTCGCAACCTATTGCTCGAACAAGGAATTGTCCTCGAAGACGGTCCAACCGGTACAACGTGGCGACGAACATAA
- a CDS encoding ABC transporter ATP-binding protein: MITLSNLKVVFAPGTVMEKKALRGINLKISEGEFITVIGSNGAGKSTLLNAIAGEVISTKGSIHIDEKDVTRMPAHARASFVARVFQDPLAGTCGDLTIAENLSLAHRRGQRRSLQKGLSRADRDYYAETLKTLKLGLENRLDTLMSLLSGGQRQAVSLLMATLSPLKILLLDEHSSALDPKTAAFVMKLTEEIVTKKGLTALMVTHSLQQALHSGTRTVMLHDGKVIYDVGGKERAKLTVPDLLKQFGTAMDDDRLLLEQ, from the coding sequence ATGATTACTTTATCAAACCTGAAAGTGGTCTTCGCACCCGGCACTGTCATGGAAAAAAAAGCATTGCGCGGGATTAATTTAAAAATTTCAGAAGGTGAGTTCATTACCGTTATTGGGAGTAATGGGGCGGGAAAATCAACTCTCCTCAATGCAATTGCCGGTGAAGTTATTTCTACAAAGGGTTCCATTCATATTGATGAAAAAGACGTCACGCGTATGCCTGCACATGCTAGAGCAAGTTTCGTTGCTCGTGTTTTTCAAGATCCTTTGGCAGGGACTTGTGGAGATTTAACCATCGCTGAAAATTTGTCTCTGGCCCATCGTCGAGGACAAAGGCGAAGTTTGCAAAAAGGATTATCACGTGCTGATCGAGACTATTATGCCGAGACGCTAAAAACTCTTAAGCTCGGACTCGAAAATCGACTGGATACTCTTATGTCTCTTCTTTCCGGGGGGCAACGTCAAGCTGTAAGTTTATTGATGGCAACATTAAGCCCCTTAAAAATATTACTTCTCGATGAACATAGCTCTGCCCTTGACCCAAAGACAGCAGCTTTTGTAATGAAATTGACAGAAGAAATTGTAACAAAAAAAGGTCTAACGGCCCTCATGGTTACCCATAGTTTACAACAAGCCCTTCATAGCGGTACCCGAACGGTAATGCTTCATGATGGAAAAGTTATTTATGATGTTGGCGGAAAAGAACGCGCAAAATTAACTGTTCCGGATTTGCTTAAACAATTTGGCACCGCTATGGATGATGACCGATTGTTGCTAGAACAATAG
- a CDS encoding ABC transporter permease, translating into MSAPLNWIQFIGAVELGLVYSFVVIGVYISFRTLQFPDMTVDGSFPLGAAVAATLITAGINPYAATFAAVLAGATSGIVTAWLSTHLRMMNLLAGILSMMALYSINLRIMGRPNIALLGENTLLSGWLGTLPNYISLGIISILFATSIYWFLSTRLGLAIRATGSNPKMGRAQGINDRAMITAGLSTSNALVALGGALFAQVNGFADVTMGLGTIIYGLAAVIIGEALFPTRTIFQAIVACLLGGILYFLLRAMALNVGFLQASDVNLVTAILVASAMLLPNLKRRVFKDNKS; encoded by the coding sequence ATGAGTGCCCCTTTAAACTGGATACAATTTATTGGTGCGGTTGAGTTAGGCTTAGTCTATAGCTTCGTTGTTATCGGAGTTTACATATCTTTTCGCACTCTTCAATTCCCAGATATGACTGTGGATGGTAGCTTCCCTTTAGGGGCCGCCGTCGCAGCAACTCTTATTACTGCAGGGATCAATCCTTATGCAGCAACTTTTGCTGCCGTTCTTGCCGGAGCAACCTCGGGAATTGTGACCGCTTGGTTATCAACACATTTGCGAATGATGAATTTGTTAGCTGGCATCCTCTCAATGATGGCATTATATTCTATTAATTTACGTATTATGGGACGCCCAAATATCGCCTTATTGGGTGAAAATACGTTATTAAGTGGATGGCTAGGAACTTTACCTAATTATATTTCTTTAGGCATTATTTCAATTTTATTTGCAACAAGTATCTATTGGTTTTTAAGCACACGTCTGGGTTTGGCAATTCGAGCGACAGGAAGCAACCCAAAAATGGGGCGTGCTCAAGGAATTAATGATCGAGCAATGATTACAGCTGGTCTCAGTACATCCAATGCCCTTGTTGCATTAGGAGGGGCTTTGTTTGCCCAAGTCAATGGATTTGCAGACGTAACAATGGGTTTGGGTACCATCATTTACGGTTTAGCGGCCGTTATCATTGGAGAAGCTCTTTTCCCAACGCGTACGATCTTTCAAGCTATTGTTGCTTGCTTGCTGGGAGGAATTCTTTATTTTCTTCTTCGAGCCATGGCTTTAAATGTTGGATTTTTACAAGCATCAGATGTGAATCTCGTAACAGCAATTTTGGTAGCTTCGGCTATGTTGTTACCGAATCTGAAACGAAGAGTTTTTAAGGACAACAAATCATGA
- a CDS encoding ABC transporter substrate-binding protein has product MQVLIINIALNLIQTLQKNISLVLTIFTTTIFSSHATQASEKPILPLVAITQIVQHGALDDEFKGIVTALEEAGYIDGKTIHLVSQNAQGNIATAGLIATNFASRNPNAVVAISTPSAQTLIKPLQDQHIPLIFTAVTDPKEARLVSTLDERLEEVTGVSDALLPGPQLDLIQKFVPQVKTIGIIYNSGEINSIKTIEGLKEEAKRRGLTLLLAVADKSSEVIPAVTKLIGKVESIYVPNDNTAVASIESIVTLGKKFKVPIFAGDSGSVERGAVASQAYERIALGKEAGRLVVKILEGQKAGDLKIKTNHPLVLMLNLNSAKEMGMTIPEELKKEAKIVGEKS; this is encoded by the coding sequence ATGCAAGTCCTCATAATTAACATAGCTCTTAACCTCATCCAAACCCTTCAAAAAAATATTTCTCTTGTTCTTACAATCTTCACCACCACCATATTCTCTTCCCATGCTACGCAGGCCAGTGAAAAACCGATATTACCTTTAGTGGCCATTACACAGATTGTCCAACATGGCGCTTTGGATGATGAATTCAAGGGTATCGTCACCGCGCTTGAAGAAGCTGGATATATTGACGGAAAAACGATTCATCTCGTATCTCAAAATGCTCAAGGCAACATTGCAACTGCTGGTTTGATTGCAACCAATTTTGCCAGTCGCAATCCTAACGCTGTCGTTGCCATTTCAACCCCTTCTGCTCAAACCTTGATTAAACCCTTACAAGATCAACACATACCCTTAATATTTACAGCAGTAACAGACCCAAAAGAAGCAAGATTGGTCTCAACACTCGATGAACGTCTTGAAGAAGTTACAGGTGTAAGTGATGCCTTGTTGCCAGGGCCACAATTGGATTTAATTCAAAAATTTGTCCCCCAAGTGAAGACTATTGGAATCATTTATAATTCTGGGGAAATAAATTCAATAAAAACCATCGAGGGGCTTAAGGAAGAAGCCAAGAGGAGAGGGTTGACCCTCCTACTGGCCGTAGCAGATAAGTCAAGTGAAGTTATTCCTGCTGTCACAAAATTAATAGGAAAGGTAGAGTCAATTTATGTTCCGAATGATAATACGGCCGTAGCTTCAATAGAAAGTATTGTAACCTTGGGTAAAAAATTTAAGGTCCCTATTTTTGCTGGGGATTCAGGCTCAGTGGAACGCGGAGCCGTAGCTTCTCAAGCATACGAACGGATTGCACTTGGCAAAGAAGCCGGCCGTCTGGTTGTTAAAATTTTAGAAGGTCAAAAAGCAGGAGACTTAAAAATCAAGACAAATCATCCTCTTGTGCTTATGCTTAACTTAAACTCTGCCAAGGAAATGGGAATGACCATACCAGAAGAATTGAAGAAAGAAGCAAAAATAGTGGGAGAAAAATCATGA
- the hemA gene encoding 5-aminolevulinate synthase, giving the protein MSYDHIFTSYLQSLKTEGRYRIFADLERLVGDAPYALWHSPSGKKKLIVWCSNDYLGMSQHPEVIQAMVEATQLYGAGSGGTRNISGTAYSHVNLEKEVADLHGKEKGLIFTSGYIANEATISSLAQALQNCVVLSDEKNHASIIQGIRAGGCERRVFRHNNLADLRANLSSLDPKRPKIIAFISVYSMDGDIAPIEAICDLAEEFNAITYLDEVHAVGLYGPQGAGVAAELGLQHRIDIIQANFAKAYGVIGGYITGSLPLVDYVRSAASGFIFTTSLPPAVVAAIHRSISILRQDTTLRDQLWHRVNLLKERLKKSSIPYHSANSHIVPVVVGNAPQCQDVCDILRDEYGIYVQPINYPTVPRGQERLRLTVTPSHTPEMINELGDALEDIWNRLNLCLAA; this is encoded by the coding sequence ATGAGTTACGATCATATTTTTACATCCTACCTTCAGTCTCTTAAAACGGAAGGTCGTTATCGCATATTTGCAGATCTCGAGCGTCTAGTCGGCGATGCGCCCTATGCTTTATGGCATAGCCCATCTGGAAAAAAGAAATTAATTGTGTGGTGTAGCAATGACTATTTGGGCATGAGCCAACACCCCGAAGTCATACAAGCCATGGTCGAAGCAACTCAACTTTATGGCGCTGGTTCCGGTGGCACACGCAATATTTCAGGTACCGCCTATTCTCATGTCAATCTTGAAAAGGAAGTTGCTGATCTCCATGGAAAAGAAAAGGGGTTAATCTTTACATCCGGTTATATTGCCAACGAAGCAACCATTTCCTCTTTAGCTCAAGCTTTACAAAATTGTGTTGTGTTGAGTGATGAAAAAAATCATGCCTCTATTATACAGGGTATTCGCGCCGGTGGGTGTGAGCGACGGGTTTTTCGACATAACAATTTAGCAGATTTACGGGCCAATTTAAGCTCTTTAGACCCCAAACGACCAAAAATTATTGCTTTTATTTCCGTTTATTCTATGGATGGGGATATTGCTCCTATTGAGGCTATATGTGACTTGGCCGAGGAGTTTAATGCAATCACATATTTAGACGAAGTTCATGCCGTTGGACTCTATGGTCCTCAAGGAGCAGGAGTTGCAGCCGAACTCGGATTACAACATCGTATTGACATCATCCAAGCCAACTTTGCAAAAGCTTACGGCGTTATTGGGGGATATATCACTGGATCCTTGCCCCTCGTTGATTATGTTCGTAGCGCTGCTTCGGGATTCATTTTCACAACCTCTCTTCCCCCTGCGGTTGTTGCCGCCATTCATAGATCCATCAGCATTTTGCGTCAAGATACGACTTTACGCGATCAACTTTGGCATCGGGTTAATTTGCTGAAAGAGCGTCTGAAAAAAAGCTCCATCCCCTATCATTCTGCCAATAGTCATATTGTTCCTGTTGTCGTTGGAAATGCACCACAATGCCAAGATGTCTGCGATATATTGCGAGATGAGTATGGTATTTACGTGCAGCCCATCAATTATCCCACTGTCCCTCGAGGTCAAGAACGTCTTCGTTTAACGGTTACCCCCTCCCATACACCAGAAATGATTAACGAATTAGGGGACGCGTTAGAAGATATCTGGAATAGACTCAATCTTTGCCTTGCAGCTTAA
- a CDS encoding exodeoxyribonuclease VII large subunit codes for MTVLESVLQEIPVYTVTEISQNLKQTVENIYGRIRVRGEISGLKRHTSGHTYFSLKDADAVIDGVSWRGSLKDSVVALEEGLEIIASGRLTTYPGRSKYQMVVENFEPTGQGALLKLLEERKARLAAEGLFDPARKKPLPFYPQKIGIVTSPTGAVLQDILHRLEDRYPCHVLVWPVLVQGQGAADQIAAAIVGFNKLSSPPDLIIVARGGGSLEDLWAFNEEIVVRATAASKIPLISAVGHETDTTLIDYASDRRAPTPTAAAEMAVPVLVDLWAFLQDRQQRLTAVISQDLERRKTSLLAASRGLPDLRHLLEDKMQRLDDWGERLPSLLRAYIENMDHRLFANLTQQFRHNARRYFEITHQQFELVASRLNHASYQRILDRGFCWTTTANGTLIMRASEIKKGAALTLHYGDGTVPVIENSQKPVNLKKLGRDERQGKLF; via the coding sequence ATGACAGTGTTAGAGTCGGTATTACAAGAGATTCCTGTTTACACTGTAACAGAAATTTCACAAAACCTGAAGCAAACCGTTGAGAATATCTATGGGCGCATTCGTGTGCGAGGGGAAATTTCGGGTCTCAAGCGTCATACCTCAGGACATACATATTTTTCTTTAAAAGATGCAGATGCGGTTATCGATGGCGTTTCTTGGCGTGGCAGCTTAAAGGATAGCGTCGTAGCTTTGGAAGAAGGGTTGGAAATTATCGCTAGCGGGCGTTTAACAACTTATCCGGGTCGGTCAAAATATCAGATGGTTGTGGAGAATTTTGAGCCCACGGGTCAGGGTGCCCTCTTGAAATTACTTGAAGAACGAAAAGCTCGTTTGGCAGCAGAAGGTTTGTTTGACCCAGCCCGAAAAAAACCCTTACCCTTCTACCCTCAAAAAATTGGCATCGTAACTTCTCCCACGGGAGCGGTACTTCAGGATATTTTGCATCGATTGGAAGATCGTTACCCCTGCCATGTTCTTGTATGGCCCGTGCTAGTCCAAGGACAAGGGGCAGCTGATCAAATTGCAGCTGCTATTGTGGGATTTAACAAGCTCAGTAGCCCTCCCGACTTAATTATTGTTGCGCGGGGAGGAGGTAGCCTGGAGGATCTTTGGGCTTTTAATGAGGAAATTGTCGTAAGAGCAACGGCCGCAAGTAAAATTCCTCTCATTTCGGCTGTGGGTCATGAGACAGACACTACTCTTATTGATTATGCCTCTGATCGTCGAGCCCCCACACCAACCGCGGCAGCAGAAATGGCTGTGCCAGTCCTTGTCGATTTATGGGCTTTTCTACAAGATCGCCAACAACGCCTAACTGCTGTCATATCTCAAGATTTGGAACGTCGCAAAACAAGCCTTTTGGCTGCTTCTCGAGGTTTGCCTGATTTAAGACATCTTCTTGAAGATAAGATGCAACGATTAGATGATTGGGGAGAGCGATTGCCTTCTCTTTTGCGTGCTTATATCGAAAACATGGATCATCGACTGTTTGCAAACCTTACGCAACAATTTCGCCATAACGCCCGACGATATTTTGAGATAACACATCAACAGTTTGAGTTGGTAGCAAGTCGCCTGAATCACGCTTCTTATCAAAGAATTTTGGATCGCGGATTTTGTTGGACGACAACTGCGAATGGCACTTTGATCATGCGGGCATCTGAAATTAAAAAGGGAGCGGCGCTTACGCTTCATTATGGTGACGGCACAGTCCCCGTGATTGAAAATTCACAAAAGCCCGTCAATTTAAAAAAATTAGGACGAGATGAGCGCCAAGGAAAGTTATTCTAA